Proteins found in one Parcubacteria group bacterium CG10_big_fil_rev_8_21_14_0_10_36_14 genomic segment:
- a CDS encoding CMP-N-acetlyneuraminic acid synthetase, with amino-acid sequence MYKNKKIVAVIPARGGSKRILEKNIIDLNGKPLLAYSVELAKKISIIDKIVVSSDSEKILSIASAYGAEALKRSAELSGDMIKTEPVLINVLDEFLIKGEIFDYLLLLEPTSPMREQHTIEKMIYKVIDEGFDSVGTVIEDRSYFWLINKDSHWAPLFSNASRRSQERDPLYKEAGVGYIIKSSVLKESGKILGGKSAFIVVEEKEGVDINTLFDLEIARFLLK; translated from the coding sequence ATGTATAAAAATAAAAAAATCGTTGCTGTTATCCCAGCGCGTGGAGGCTCAAAAAGAATACTTGAAAAAAATATCATCGATTTGAATGGTAAACCGCTTTTAGCATATTCGGTTGAATTAGCTAAAAAAATTTCTATAATTGATAAGATTGTTGTTTCTTCAGATAGTGAGAAAATTTTGTCTATAGCGTCCGCTTATGGAGCGGAAGCATTAAAGCGTTCAGCAGAGCTGTCTGGAGATATGATAAAAACAGAACCGGTTTTAATAAATGTTTTAGATGAGTTTTTAATAAAAGGCGAGATTTTTGATTATCTTTTATTGCTTGAGCCGACTTCTCCAATGCGAGAACAGCATACGATTGAGAAGATGATATATAAGGTTATTGATGAAGGATTTGACTCGGTAGGTACTGTTATTGAAGATAGAAGCTACTTTTGGCTGATTAATAAAGATAGCCACTGGGCGCCGCTTTTTTCTAATGCTTCGCGTAGAAGCCAGGAAAGAGATCCACTTTACAAAGAGGCGGGAGTAGGGTATATTATTAAATCAAGCGTTTTAAAGGAAAGTGGCAAAATTTTAGGAGGAAAAAGTGCATTTATAGTAGTTGAAGAAAAAGAGGGCGTAGATATAAATACACTGTTTGATCTAGAAATCGCCCGTTTTTTATTGAAATAA
- a CDS encoding CMP-N-acetylneuraminic acid synthetase, with protein MKDIKFGNIIIGKTTPVVVIAEIACEHMGNMENAKELIRMAKNVGADIAKFQLHIPEIEMVPNVINFWAGSLDKILAKVNIGEKEQHKELMKYCNEIGIQYLCTPFCIEASDILDEIGVKAFKTGSGEMTNLTMIRHIAKKRKPMIVSTGMCTMDEIRETVAVLKEEGVDFVLTNCTSEYPANYEHLNLNLINILEKEFGILIGHSDHTKEIYSSIAAVALGARVIEKHFTIRDLHGPDDLVSLDPEEFKELVSAIRKVEKTLFSEKNITKEEQDVRDWAHHSVIAKDDIGAGEVVGAHNLRAARPGTGIPAKFLDKIFSEGLFGRKTKHDIAKNAILQWNDLE; from the coding sequence ATGAAAGATATAAAATTTGGAAATATTATTATTGGAAAAACTACCCCAGTTGTTGTTATAGCTGAAATTGCATGCGAACATATGGGAAATATGGAAAATGCTAAGGAGCTTATAAGGATGGCAAAAAATGTCGGGGCCGATATTGCCAAATTTCAATTACATATTCCGGAAATAGAAATGGTTCCCAATGTTATTAATTTTTGGGCAGGGTCATTAGACAAAATTTTGGCGAAAGTTAACATTGGTGAAAAAGAACAGCACAAAGAATTAATGAAGTATTGTAATGAAATTGGGATACAATATTTATGTACACCCTTTTGTATTGAAGCATCCGATATTTTGGATGAAATTGGAGTTAAAGCATTTAAAACCGGTTCTGGTGAAATGACAAATCTTACGATGATTCGTCATATAGCCAAGAAGAGAAAACCGATGATTGTTTCAACTGGTATGTGTACAATGGATGAAATTAGGGAAACGGTAGCTGTACTTAAGGAAGAAGGTGTTGATTTTGTTCTAACCAACTGCACATCCGAATATCCTGCTAACTATGAGCATTTGAATTTGAATTTGATTAATATTTTAGAAAAAGAATTTGGAATTTTAATTGGTCATTCGGATCATACTAAAGAAATTTATAGCTCTATAGCTGCAGTAGCGTTAGGTGCGCGAGTGATTGAGAAACATTTTACAATTCGTGATTTACATGGACCAGACGACCTCGTGTCATTAGATCCGGAAGAATTTAAAGAATTGGTCTCCGCAATAAGAAAGGTAGAGAAAACACTTTTTTCAGAAAAAAATATAACCAAAGAAGAGCAGGACGTGCGCGATTGGGCTCATCACAGCGTTATAGCCAAGGACGACATAGGAGCCGGAGAAGTAGTTGGTGCGCATAATTTGAGGGCTGCGCGTCCGGGTACAGGCATACCAGCAAAATTTTTAGATAAAATATTTTCAGAGGGTTTGTTTGGTCGTAAAACTAAACATGATATTGCAAAAAATGCTATTTTGCAATGGAATGATTTGGAGTAA